Proteins encoded within one genomic window of Granulicella pectinivorans:
- a CDS encoding DUF1175 family protein, producing MKRLLPLVVLLGCSHPVVLQPIATTLPADGRLHLAAILPNTSSLSAPPRTLLQQDGPNTKLLVRAPVTPGTLRLAIATKTLPMTFTPDQAPSRSAPNLPDWFPLHTAEDRDAFRRWFTAVADRAADLPPAKLPAEISDCSALLRYSLREALRAHDDKWYADAGRDMPTLPSVLQWTYPNTPMGNGLFRTRPGAFTPSDLTSGTFAQFADAKTLVAANSFLLSRNLARARPGDLIFYRLLEDDSQFHSMIVTGPHAEWVVYHTGPVNGTKGEMRRVLLADLIHHPDPRWRPIPSNENFLGVYRWNLLAEDR from the coding sequence GTGAAACGCCTCCTCCCACTCGTCGTCCTGCTAGGCTGCTCCCACCCCGTCGTCCTCCAACCCATCGCGACCACCCTGCCCGCCGACGGACGCCTGCACCTCGCCGCCATCCTCCCCAACACCTCCAGCCTCAGCGCGCCCCCCCGCACCCTCCTCCAACAGGACGGCCCCAACACAAAGCTCCTCGTCCGCGCACCCGTCACCCCGGGAACCCTCCGCCTCGCCATAGCCACCAAGACCCTCCCCATGACCTTCACCCCCGACCAAGCCCCCAGCCGCTCCGCCCCCAACCTCCCCGACTGGTTCCCCCTGCACACCGCCGAGGACCGCGACGCCTTCCGCCGCTGGTTCACCGCCGTAGCCGACCGCGCCGCCGACCTCCCACCCGCCAAACTCCCCGCCGAGATCTCCGACTGCTCCGCCCTCCTCCGCTACAGCCTCCGCGAAGCCCTCCGTGCGCACGACGACAAGTGGTACGCCGACGCCGGCCGCGACATGCCCACGCTCCCCTCCGTCCTCCAGTGGACCTACCCCAACACCCCCATGGGCAACGGCCTCTTCCGCACCCGCCCCGGCGCCTTCACCCCGTCCGACCTCACCAGCGGCACCTTCGCCCAGTTCGCCGACGCCAAAACCCTCGTCGCCGCCAACAGCTTCCTCCTAAGCCGCAACCTCGCCCGAGCCCGCCCCGGCGACCTCATCTTCTACCGCCTCCTCGAAGACGACTCCCAATTTCACTCGATGATCGTCACCGGCCCCCACGCTGAGTGGGTCGTCTACCACACAGGCCCCGTAAACGGGACAAAAGGGGAGATGCGCCGCGTCCTATTGGCAGACTTGATTCACCACCCCGATCCCCGCTGGCGTCCCATCCCGTCCAATGAGAACTTTCTAGGCGTATACCGTTGGAATCTCCTCGCCGAAGACCGCTAA
- a CDS encoding radical SAM protein: MPKAAKFFEKTLTYGAKAGWAVFSRLNSINPNASFTPKWSDKPLLKSYQKEKPPLGWPRTTDSLCPKCIPEIRQQIVDGKLPHEILLNEKVGEIKAQIIERDGQILMVKDCPIHGHFEDVMSIDPPMMKHLEDVFPGRDIKAHNDEKLHNHGTSTVTHGRGSVLTIDLTNRCNMMCDPCFMDANQVGFVHELTWDEIKTMLDNAITIKPRRQMSVQFSGGEPTLSPYFLDAVAYARKVGYNSVQAATNGIEFAKSAEFARAAAEAGLRYAYLQFDGIGNAANSHRKVGNSFDVKLQAIHNLHAAGVDIVPVTCIINGINNEQVGRIIEFALDNPKKINFLSFQPVSFTGRDEDVSDERRMAQRYTLSHLAHDVRSQTGLGESTRDWFPISFMSTFSDWADLVHGPDHDWGQLSCGCHPNCGIGMALMIDKETKEAVPVTAFLDAVQLAKDVARVNDAARGKFLSIVGVSLALLRNYDPTKAPTHFRIMDLLQKFDKCFGATGRNYGKVTGDRTMADIEKRRADRWNFLFIAGMWFQDLFNYDFRRTEQCIIPYATQEGEISFCAYNTGVGWRNIIEKMHMTSSLTKWYEEHGRHEIFAGGKKVGLDKQDKYDLVLNQAHVDAAANDTFEKSGIAKNAREEKIRARDAKIKQDAENAKMAKLYRKEILKEPDMPGGFVAIGEIGGLGGIKPAAPAPASNVEVVSSIPETVSGD; encoded by the coding sequence ATGCCTAAGGCAGCGAAGTTCTTCGAAAAGACACTCACCTACGGTGCAAAAGCCGGTTGGGCCGTCTTCAGCAGGTTGAATTCGATCAACCCGAACGCGAGCTTTACGCCCAAGTGGAGCGACAAGCCCCTGCTCAAGAGCTACCAGAAAGAGAAGCCGCCCCTTGGCTGGCCGCGTACGACGGACTCTCTCTGCCCGAAATGCATCCCTGAGATTCGCCAGCAGATCGTGGACGGCAAGCTGCCCCACGAGATTCTTCTGAATGAGAAGGTCGGCGAGATCAAGGCGCAGATCATCGAGCGCGACGGCCAGATCCTGATGGTGAAGGACTGCCCGATCCATGGCCACTTCGAAGATGTCATGTCGATCGATCCGCCGATGATGAAGCACCTCGAGGATGTGTTCCCGGGCCGCGACATCAAGGCACACAACGATGAGAAGCTGCACAACCACGGAACGTCGACCGTGACGCACGGACGTGGATCGGTGCTGACGATCGATCTGACGAACCGCTGCAACATGATGTGCGATCCCTGCTTCATGGATGCGAACCAGGTTGGATTCGTCCACGAACTGACGTGGGACGAGATCAAGACCATGCTGGACAACGCGATCACCATCAAGCCGCGCCGCCAGATGTCGGTTCAGTTCTCGGGTGGCGAGCCCACGCTTTCGCCTTACTTCCTGGATGCCGTCGCGTATGCCCGCAAGGTGGGTTACAACTCGGTGCAGGCTGCGACCAACGGGATTGAGTTCGCGAAGTCGGCTGAGTTCGCGCGCGCCGCGGCTGAGGCCGGTCTGCGCTACGCGTATCTGCAGTTCGACGGTATCGGCAATGCCGCCAACTCGCATCGCAAGGTGGGCAACTCGTTCGATGTGAAGCTGCAGGCGATCCACAACCTGCACGCGGCCGGTGTGGATATCGTTCCCGTCACCTGTATCATCAACGGCATCAACAACGAGCAGGTTGGCCGCATCATCGAGTTCGCGCTCGACAACCCGAAGAAGATCAACTTCCTTTCGTTCCAGCCGGTGAGCTTCACGGGCCGCGATGAGGATGTGTCGGACGAGCGCCGCATGGCGCAGCGTTACACGCTTTCGCACCTTGCGCACGATGTGCGTTCGCAGACGGGCCTTGGCGAGAGCACGCGCGACTGGTTCCCGATCTCGTTCATGTCGACGTTCTCGGACTGGGCGGATCTGGTTCACGGACCGGATCACGACTGGGGCCAGCTCTCCTGCGGATGCCACCCGAACTGCGGTATCGGCATGGCGCTGATGATCGATAAGGAAACGAAGGAAGCTGTTCCCGTAACGGCGTTCCTGGATGCGGTGCAGCTTGCGAAGGACGTGGCTCGCGTGAACGATGCGGCCCGCGGCAAGTTCCTGTCGATCGTGGGTGTGTCGCTTGCGCTGCTGCGCAACTACGATCCCACGAAGGCTCCGACGCACTTCCGCATCATGGATCTGCTGCAGAAGTTCGACAAGTGCTTCGGCGCGACCGGCCGCAACTACGGCAAGGTCACGGGCGATCGTACGATGGCCGACATCGAGAAGCGCCGCGCGGATCGTTGGAACTTCCTGTTCATCGCAGGCATGTGGTTCCAGGATCTGTTCAACTACGATTTCCGCCGGACCGAGCAGTGCATCATCCCGTACGCGACGCAGGAGGGCGAGATCAGCTTCTGCGCGTACAACACGGGTGTGGGCTGGCGCAACATCATCGAGAAGATGCACATGACGTCGTCGCTCACCAAGTGGTACGAGGAGCACGGCCGCCACGAGATCTTCGCCGGTGGTAAGAAGGTCGGTCTCGATAAGCAGGACAAGTATGACCTGGTCCTGAACCAGGCGCACGTCGATGCAGCCGCCAACGATACGTTCGAGAAGTCCGGTATCGCGAAGAACGCCCGCGAGGAGAAGATCCGGGCGCGCGACGCGAAGATCAAGCAGGATGCCGAGAACGCGAAGATGGCCAAGCTGTACCGCAAGGAGATCCTCAAGGAACCCGACATGCCCGGCGGATTTGTCGCCATCGGCGAGATCGGCGGACTGGGTGGGATCAAGCCCGCGGCACCGGCACCGGCTTCGAACGTGGAAGTGGTCTCGAGCATTCCCGAGACGGTTTCGGGCGACTAA
- a CDS encoding alpha-2-macroglobulin family protein, whose translation MQVKAKFGIVAAALLLLAFTPTAHAAPEPYFNLSTYKSFAPNEKPRIHLYARNVDTLEFRVYHIDDPDKFIANLPQMHSFGDQHVYSPVEQIDEKTLLERFHDWKRGLWSGVKDFLRTQLSHKTRQALTAKQSGLAKRSRIVGVAQFAQIPLLNDKQLVARWHQEMPPTFVSDNQVLPIDALPAGMYLVEATDAHLKAYTVLMVSQTALVTRTVAGSLLAYVVDRITGAPVSGAAISLGLSGHPLTQKTTDAEGTAEFTPPAGPSTDAPTDGTDGTDGIDHNKMWLVARKGSDVALVAPYFGSFTAVRGTTYTSFVYTDRPVYRPGHTVHWKAVLRQYAANTLVLPKFSQAHVTITDDQQKQLFDKNVAVSADGTLNGDLILATDTSLGDYTINVSGVQDSNVGVSGYASFKVEEYRKPEYEVRVSAAQQHLLQGSPNTLTIDSRYFFGEPVTGAKVKWTVQQTPHSWWDSEDDDSDHTMATEEGDDSSYPGSNGDEEATGTGTLNADGKLVVKIPTRFVERDHNDKDYTVTAGVTDPAGREISGAYKFLATYGSFRIHAEPVSYFARKGDPITLKLSAVDYENHPIATRIHLKLTQSKYSNGKTQTLDAGAADGSTDAKGEGAVQVTPTLSGSIEVLATADTPEHRTVQDATWLYVSGPRETIDADDLDDSSRQMKILADKKSYAPGDIAHLSIVGDITGFSALITATGYTAEFRKTLTTTGQALTFDLPITKDAQPNLTIDAVLIKDNQLYQAHKSLKVPPTQQALQIEITPAAQTFQPQQTAAYDVVTKDATGHPVSAELSFGVVDEAIYALYKDHSGDLLKSMYPERETYASFDSSLTFFFSGEAGNKSPMLAERHTRYRPMLAQVKPVNDAKSPHIRKDFPDTAFWAPDIHTDANGHARVTLKFPDSLTTWRTTVRAITRDSKAGSLINRVIVRKNVIVRMGQPRFLRNGDTVSVPVIVHNYLTDTKQVTLSLEATGLDVVGGSTQQVTVPAKGEATAYWKLKASHIGTAKLLAKAITNEESDALEISFPVKPSGVQKTVNASGSIAGTGDKSTPIAFPANTDPAAHNITVTVSPSIAGSIFGALDYLSTFPYGCTEQTMSSFLPNILIADAAKKLPIPRPNQATLDAKIQAGFDRLADYQHADGGWGWWKEDNSQIFMTAYVVSGYGQAKKAGYDKAGESLRRGIQFLENTLKAHPRMLPELRAYTVYALAEAGTGDHKLLANEIDTLYNRRTDLSAQGLAFSGLAMLEVNDRRAQEIATILVTKAVKEGDRVSWPSARQPLLDIAADSSAEATGYALKFLVHAQPNSPLLTGAAQWLVANRSEGSYWVSTEQTASVLFGLTDYLAATHELSGDADLEVFLNGTSAAKKHFTQSDILAGSVLTVTLDPGKLAPQANTVKIVAHTSGRAYYSTVGTYFSTDKSSYQQGTMSLNIARDYFKLVPTTTKDNTIVYNLQPLNGPVQQGDVLAVHLGITGSPQKYLLIEDPIPAGTEFIPSESTYNIVQRPSDWGYWYTRREFHDDRAAIFATSFEKRQESFYLLKVINPGSFEISPASVAPMYQPGIQATTDELHLDVKEVQ comes from the coding sequence ATGCAGGTCAAGGCCAAGTTCGGCATAGTAGCGGCAGCTCTCCTTCTGCTCGCCTTCACCCCCACGGCCCACGCCGCCCCCGAGCCCTACTTCAACCTCAGCACCTACAAATCCTTCGCCCCCAACGAAAAGCCCAGGATCCACCTCTACGCCCGCAACGTCGACACCCTCGAGTTCCGCGTCTACCACATCGACGACCCAGACAAGTTCATCGCCAACCTGCCCCAGATGCACTCCTTCGGCGACCAGCACGTCTACTCCCCCGTCGAGCAGATCGACGAAAAGACCCTCCTCGAACGCTTCCACGACTGGAAGCGCGGTCTCTGGTCCGGCGTCAAGGACTTCCTCCGCACCCAGCTCTCCCACAAAACCCGTCAGGCCCTCACCGCTAAACAGTCCGGCCTCGCGAAGCGCAGCCGCATCGTCGGCGTAGCCCAGTTCGCCCAGATCCCCCTCCTCAACGACAAGCAGCTCGTAGCGCGCTGGCATCAGGAGATGCCCCCCACCTTCGTCAGCGACAACCAGGTCCTGCCCATCGACGCCCTCCCCGCCGGCATGTACCTCGTCGAGGCCACCGACGCCCACCTCAAGGCCTACACCGTCCTCATGGTCTCCCAGACCGCCCTCGTCACCCGCACCGTAGCCGGCAGCCTCCTCGCCTACGTCGTCGACCGCATCACCGGAGCCCCCGTCAGCGGAGCCGCCATCTCCCTCGGCCTCAGCGGCCATCCCCTCACCCAGAAGACCACCGACGCCGAAGGCACCGCCGAGTTCACCCCGCCCGCCGGCCCATCCACCGACGCCCCGACCGATGGAACGGACGGCACCGACGGCATCGACCACAACAAGATGTGGCTCGTCGCCCGCAAGGGCTCCGACGTAGCCCTCGTCGCCCCCTACTTCGGCTCCTTCACCGCCGTGCGCGGCACCACCTACACCAGCTTCGTCTACACCGATCGCCCCGTTTACCGCCCCGGCCACACCGTCCACTGGAAGGCCGTCCTCCGCCAGTACGCCGCGAACACCCTCGTCCTGCCGAAGTTCTCCCAGGCACACGTCACCATCACCGACGACCAGCAAAAGCAGCTCTTCGACAAGAACGTCGCCGTCTCCGCCGACGGCACCCTCAACGGCGACCTCATCCTCGCCACCGACACCTCCCTCGGCGACTACACCATCAACGTAAGCGGCGTCCAGGACAGCAACGTCGGCGTCTCCGGATACGCCAGCTTCAAGGTCGAGGAGTACCGCAAGCCCGAGTACGAGGTCCGCGTCTCCGCTGCCCAGCAGCATCTTCTGCAAGGCTCCCCCAACACCCTCACCATCGACTCCCGTTACTTCTTCGGCGAACCCGTCACCGGCGCCAAGGTCAAGTGGACCGTTCAGCAGACCCCGCACTCCTGGTGGGACTCCGAAGACGACGACTCCGACCACACCATGGCCACCGAAGAGGGCGACGACAGCAGTTACCCCGGCAGCAACGGCGATGAGGAAGCCACCGGCACCGGAACCCTCAACGCCGACGGCAAACTCGTCGTCAAGATCCCCACCCGCTTCGTAGAACGCGACCACAACGACAAGGACTACACCGTCACCGCCGGCGTCACCGACCCCGCCGGCCGCGAGATCAGCGGAGCCTACAAGTTCCTCGCCACCTACGGCTCCTTCCGCATTCACGCCGAGCCCGTCAGCTACTTCGCCCGCAAAGGCGATCCCATCACCCTCAAGCTCTCCGCCGTCGACTACGAAAACCACCCCATCGCCACCAGGATCCACCTCAAACTCACGCAGTCCAAATACAGCAACGGCAAAACCCAGACCCTCGACGCAGGCGCGGCCGACGGCAGCACCGACGCCAAAGGCGAAGGCGCCGTGCAGGTCACCCCCACCCTCTCCGGCTCCATCGAGGTCCTCGCCACCGCCGACACCCCTGAGCACCGCACCGTGCAGGACGCCACCTGGCTCTACGTCTCCGGCCCCAGGGAAACCATCGACGCCGACGACCTCGACGACTCCTCCCGCCAGATGAAGATCCTCGCCGACAAGAAGTCCTATGCCCCCGGCGACATCGCGCACCTGAGCATCGTCGGCGACATCACCGGCTTCTCCGCCCTCATCACCGCCACCGGCTACACCGCCGAGTTCCGCAAAACCCTCACCACCACCGGACAGGCCCTCACCTTCGACCTCCCCATCACCAAGGACGCGCAGCCTAACCTCACCATCGACGCCGTACTGATCAAGGACAACCAGCTCTACCAGGCCCACAAATCCCTTAAGGTCCCACCCACCCAACAGGCCCTGCAGATCGAGATCACACCCGCAGCCCAGACCTTCCAGCCCCAGCAGACCGCCGCCTACGACGTCGTTACGAAAGATGCCACCGGCCACCCCGTCTCCGCCGAACTCAGCTTCGGCGTCGTCGACGAAGCCATCTACGCCCTCTATAAAGACCACTCCGGCGACCTGCTCAAATCCATGTACCCCGAGCGTGAGACCTACGCCAGCTTCGACTCTTCCCTCACCTTCTTCTTCTCCGGCGAAGCCGGCAATAAATCCCCCATGCTCGCCGAGCGCCACACCCGTTACCGCCCCATGCTCGCGCAGGTCAAGCCCGTCAACGACGCCAAGTCCCCGCACATCCGCAAGGACTTCCCCGACACCGCCTTCTGGGCCCCCGACATCCACACCGACGCCAACGGCCACGCCCGCGTCACCCTCAAGTTCCCCGACTCCCTCACCACCTGGCGCACCACCGTCCGGGCCATCACGCGCGACTCCAAAGCCGGCTCGCTCATCAACCGCGTTATCGTGCGCAAAAACGTCATCGTCCGCATGGGCCAGCCGCGCTTCCTGCGCAACGGCGACACCGTCTCCGTCCCGGTCATCGTCCACAACTACCTCACCGACACCAAGCAAGTCACGCTCTCCCTCGAAGCCACCGGCCTCGATGTCGTGGGCGGTTCCACCCAACAGGTCACCGTCCCCGCCAAGGGCGAAGCCACCGCCTACTGGAAGCTCAAGGCCAGCCACATCGGCACCGCCAAGCTGCTGGCGAAAGCCATCACCAACGAAGAGTCCGACGCCCTCGAAATCTCCTTCCCCGTCAAACCCAGCGGCGTCCAAAAGACCGTCAACGCCTCAGGCTCCATCGCAGGCACCGGCGACAAATCCACCCCCATCGCGTTCCCCGCCAACACCGACCCCGCAGCCCACAACATCACCGTCACCGTCAGCCCCTCCATCGCGGGCTCCATCTTCGGCGCGCTCGACTACCTCAGCACCTTCCCCTACGGCTGCACCGAGCAGACCATGTCCAGCTTCCTGCCCAACATCCTCATCGCCGACGCCGCCAAAAAACTCCCCATCCCCAGGCCCAACCAGGCCACGCTCGACGCCAAAATTCAAGCAGGTTTCGACCGCCTCGCCGACTACCAGCACGCCGACGGCGGATGGGGCTGGTGGAAGGAGGACAACTCCCAGATCTTCATGACCGCCTACGTCGTCAGCGGCTACGGCCAGGCCAAAAAAGCCGGCTACGACAAGGCCGGTGAAAGCCTGCGCCGCGGCATCCAGTTCCTCGAGAACACCCTCAAGGCGCACCCCCGCATGCTCCCCGAGCTCCGCGCCTATACCGTCTACGCGCTCGCCGAAGCCGGCACCGGCGACCACAAGCTCCTCGCGAACGAGATCGACACCCTCTACAACCGCCGCACCGACCTCAGCGCCCAGGGCCTCGCCTTCTCCGGCCTCGCCATGCTCGAAGTCAACGACAGGCGCGCCCAGGAAATAGCAACCATCCTCGTTACAAAAGCAGTCAAGGAAGGCGACCGCGTGAGCTGGCCCTCGGCCCGCCAACCCCTCCTCGACATCGCGGCCGACTCCAGCGCCGAAGCCACGGGCTACGCATTGAAGTTCCTCGTACACGCCCAGCCCAACAGCCCCCTGCTCACCGGTGCCGCCCAATGGCTCGTCGCCAACCGCAGCGAGGGCTCCTACTGGGTCTCCACCGAGCAGACCGCCTCTGTCCTCTTCGGTCTCACCGACTACCTCGCCGCTACCCACGAACTAAGCGGCGACGCCGACCTCGAAGTCTTCCTCAACGGAACCTCCGCCGCCAAAAAGCACTTCACCCAGTCCGACATCCTCGCCGGCTCCGTCCTCACCGTCACCCTCGACCCCGGCAAACTCGCTCCGCAAGCGAACACCGTGAAGATCGTCGCCCACACCTCCGGCCGCGCCTACTACAGCACCGTCGGCACGTACTTCTCCACCGACAAGAGCTCCTACCAGCAGGGCACCATGAGTCTCAACATCGCCCGCGACTACTTCAAGCTCGTCCCCACGACCACCAAGGACAACACCATCGTCTACAACCTCCAGCCTCTGAACGGTCCCGTCCAGCAAGGCGACGTCCTCGCCGTCCACCTCGGCATCACCGGCTCACCCCAGAAATACCTCCTCATCGAAGACCCCATCCCCGCTGGCACCGAGTTCATCCCCAGCGAGTCCACCTACAACATCGTCCAGCGCCCCAGCGACTGGGGCTACTGGTACACCCGCCGCGAGTTCCACGACGACCGCGCCGCCATCTTCGCCACCTCCTTCGAGAAGCGGCAGGAGTCCTTCTACCTCCTCAAAGTCATCAACCCGGGCAGCTTCGAGATCAGCCCAGCCTCCGTCGCGCCCATGTACCAGCCCGGCATCCAGGCCACCACCGACGAGCTCCATCTCGACGTCAAGGAGGTGCAGTAA